A genome region from Scomber japonicus isolate fScoJap1 chromosome 15, fScoJap1.pri, whole genome shotgun sequence includes the following:
- the necap1 gene encoding adaptin ear-binding coat-associated protein 1, with protein MTHNNSHLNNSRIKMAAEGEYESILCVKPDVNVYRIPPRASNRAYRAADWKLDSPDWSGRLRITTKGKVAYIKLEDKVTGELFAQAPVKEYPGVTVETVSDSSRYFVLRIQDDNGRSAFIGVGFGDRGDSFDFNVALQDHFKWVKQEDELSKTAHLGDSGPKLDLGFKEGQTITLNIGQGKKRDKPRPQGTGGLGLLPPPPGGKIAPPPSSSPSNHNIVPQTGGTATACLLELDSSNSNTVVQSNPSLDLWGDFSAPASSVPPPSRSENATNWIQF; from the exons ATGACTCACAACAACTCCCACCTCAATAACAGTAGAATCAAGATGGCGGCTGAGGGCGAGTACGAGTCGATCCTGTGCGTTAAACCCGACGTCAACGTCTATAGAATCCCGCCGAGAGCTTCAAACCGCGCATACAG GGCAGCTGACTGGAAGCTGGATAGTCCAGACTGGTCGGGTCGATTGAGGATCACCACTAAGGGCAAAGTGGCATACATCAAGCTGGAAGATAAAGTCACAG GGGAGCTGTTTGCCCAGGCACCGGTTAAGGAGTATCCTGGTGTTACAGTGGAAACGGTCAGCGACTCCAGCCGATACTTTGTTCTGCGGATACAAGATGACAACG GTCGTAGTGCTTTCATTGGAGTTGGCTTCGGGGACCGAGGGGACTCCTTTGATTTCAACGTGGCTTTGCAGGACCATTTCAA ATGGGTGAAACAGGAGGATGAACTCAGTAAAACCGCTCATCTGGGGGATTCAGGACCAAAACTGGACTTAGGCTTTAAAGAGGGACAAACCATCACACTCAATATAGGG CAAGGTAAAAAGAGGGATAAACCTCGCCCACAAGGCACAGGTGGACTTGGACTCCTTCCTCCACCACCAGGAGGCAAGAtagctcctcctccttcatcaagCCCATCCAATCACAACATAGTCCCCCAGACAGGAGGAACAGCAACAG CCTGCCTGTTGGAGCTGGACAGTAGTAACTCGAACACAGTGGTTCAGTCAAACCCTAGTTTAGATCTTTGGGGAGACTTCTCTGCTCCTGCAAG ctcTGTTCCACCTCCATCACGATCAGAGAACGCCACAAACTGGATCCAGTTTTGA
- the LOC128373847 gene encoding serine/threonine-protein kinase SBK2-like, with protein MDECCQHHHDDGHHCTGCAATKLLDEMCHLTAQSLITLDTSEHFKVVKLLGEGSYGKVMLAVHRKRGTPMALKFFPRESTSLFSFLREYNLSLSFCTHPSLTRALGIAYFTPSHYIFAQQASLFGDLYDVIVPEVGMAEDCCQRVVSQLCGALSHLHSLGFVHRDVKPENVFLCDSSCRWVKLGDFGMVKAKGTRVPEVWYSSPYCTPEAEVARGNEDSWSAMNDGVKMDGENKNQARVWGSVEPSTDSWALGILTYAMLTGSHPWAETASDCHSYLKYQEWFDTAKGPNDELDVWAEPQEESMDYEINGNEAGLGEKDCPPIAPHFACFTSLAHSLFLSLLDPRPQCRGRPEDVLAFLGGDWMVEKERDRLEEEKKKSRGKGAIRSVKEMEGRGER; from the exons ATGGATGAGTGTTGCCAGCATCACCATGACGACGGTCATCACTGCACCGGCTGT gcTGCCACAAAGCTTCTGGATGAGATGTGCCATCTGACAGCTCAGTCTCTGATAACACTGGACACATCGGAGCACTTCAAGGTGGTAAAGCTGCTCGGTGAAGGCTCATATGGAAAAGTTATGCTGGCTGTACACAGGAagagag GTACCCCAATGGCTCTGAAGTTCTTCCCTCGTGAGTCCACCTCGCTCTTCTCTTTCCTGCGAGAGTATAacctctctctgtcattctgTACCCATCCATCCCTGACCAGAGCACTGGGAATCGCATACTTCACGCCATCGCACTATATCTTCGCTCAACAAGCCAGTCTCTTCGGCGATCTCTACGACGTCATCGTACCTGAG GTCGGTATGGCCGAGGACTGTTGTCAGCGAGTCGTGTCCCAGCTGTGTGGCGCTCTGTCCCACCTGCACTCTCTTGGTTTTGTCCACAGAGACGTCAAACCAGAGAATGTGTTCCTGTGCGACTCTTCCTGCCGCTGGGTCAAACTGGGAGATTTTGGCATG GTGAAGGCCAAGGGCACGAGGGTTCCGGAGGTCTGGTACAGCTCGCCTTATTGCACTCCTGAGGCCGAGGTCGCGCGAGGAAATGAGGACAGCTGGAGTGCCATGAATGACGGTGTtaagatggatggagagaataAGAATCAAGCGAGAGTTTGGGGGTCTGTGGAGCCCAGCACAGATAGCTGGGCGTTGGGGATCCTGACATACGCCATGCTCACCGGCAGTCATCCCTGGGCGGAGACAGCCAGCGATTGCCACTCATACCTGAAATATCAGGAATGGTTTGACACAGCGAAAGGCCCCAATGATGAACTGGACGTGTGGGCGGAGCCACAAGAAGAGAGCATGGACTATGAAATCAATGGAAATGAAGCAGGACTTGGAGAGAAAGACTGCCCTCCCATAGCGCCCCATTTTGCCTGTTTCACCTCGCTGGCtcactccctctttctgtcGCTTCTCGATCCGAGGCCCCAGTGTCGCGGACGGCCCGAAGATGTGTTGGCTTTCCTCGGAGGGGACTGGATggtggaaaaagagagagatcgactggaggaggagaagaaaaagagcagaGGGAAAGGAGCCATCAGGAGTGTGAAAGAgatggaggggagaggagagcgATAA